From a single Bdellovibrio sp. ArHS genomic region:
- a CDS encoding replication-associated recombination protein A — protein MDLFSSSSAALSSSPLSEILRPKNLDEIIGQDKTLGPKSKLGQMLRKGYLPSLIIWGPPGTGKTTFALALSQHFNAHFENINAVDAGAKVLREVGEKGKDRRLQFQQKTVLFVDEIHRFNKAQQDVLLPFVEKGDLVLVGATTENPSYELNRALLSRCRVVIFERLSEEDLSKILLRAEVHYKKPLERILTKEAINNLLEYSDGDARRLINSLEILYNFTKDQEDGERLDVNDMRELLQQNPLGYDKSSEMHYDLISAFIKSVRGSDPDAAVYYLARMIDGGEDPVFIARRLIILASEDIGNADPRAISVAVSGLQAVEAIGLPEGAITLAQVTTYLACCPKSNASYMALNNARALVEKTRTQPVPLHLRSAKTALAKDLGYGRDYKYPHNYPTGWVEQNYLPEDLQTEPLYEPTNRGFEKNIRDYLNWMKGHKPEK, from the coding sequence ATGGATCTTTTCTCATCATCTAGCGCCGCCTTAAGTTCATCGCCGTTATCTGAGATTCTTCGCCCGAAGAACCTTGATGAAATTATTGGACAGGATAAAACTTTGGGGCCGAAATCGAAACTCGGCCAGATGTTAAGAAAAGGATACCTTCCCAGCCTGATTATTTGGGGGCCTCCTGGGACAGGAAAAACCACGTTTGCATTGGCCTTGTCCCAGCACTTCAACGCTCATTTTGAAAATATCAATGCAGTCGATGCTGGCGCGAAAGTTTTGCGCGAAGTGGGAGAAAAGGGCAAAGACCGTCGCCTGCAGTTCCAGCAAAAGACAGTTCTTTTTGTCGATGAAATCCATCGGTTTAATAAGGCTCAGCAGGATGTGCTTTTGCCATTTGTGGAAAAAGGCGATTTGGTTTTGGTGGGGGCCACGACCGAAAACCCCAGCTACGAATTAAACCGCGCTCTTTTAAGCCGCTGTCGCGTGGTGATTTTTGAACGTCTTTCCGAAGAGGATTTAAGCAAGATCCTTCTGCGTGCGGAAGTCCACTATAAAAAACCTCTCGAACGAATTCTGACTAAAGAGGCGATTAACAATCTTCTTGAGTATTCCGACGGGGATGCTCGTCGCCTGATCAACAGTCTGGAAATTCTTTATAACTTCACGAAGGATCAAGAAGACGGGGAGCGCCTTGATGTCAACGACATGCGTGAGCTTTTGCAGCAAAACCCTTTGGGTTACGACAAAAGTTCCGAAATGCATTACGACCTGATTTCCGCTTTTATAAAAAGTGTGCGCGGCAGTGATCCCGACGCCGCCGTTTACTATTTGGCCCGCATGATTGATGGCGGAGAAGATCCCGTCTTTATCGCGCGCCGTCTGATCATTCTGGCCTCAGAAGATATCGGGAATGCTGATCCGCGTGCCATTTCCGTCGCCGTTTCGGGTCTCCAAGCGGTCGAAGCAATTGGACTTCCAGAAGGGGCTATCACTCTTGCGCAAGTGACCACTTACCTAGCTTGCTGTCCCAAATCGAATGCGTCTTACATGGCGCTAAACAATGCGCGCGCACTGGTTGAAAAAACACGGACTCAGCCTGTCCCATTGCACTTGCGCTCGGCGAAAACGGCGTTGGCCAAAGATTTGGGCTATGGGCGTGACTACAAATATCCCCATAATTATCCCACAGGCTGGGTAGAACAAAATTATTTGCCCGAAGACTTACAGACTGAGCCTCTATATGAACCGACGAACCGGGGTTTTGAAAAGAATATCCGCGATTATTTGAATTGGATGAAGGGGCATAAACCTGAAAAATAA
- a CDS encoding cupin domain-containing protein, with product MIITRWQAPVVPSKEQVHMILESEGLEPYDEVYEPQMKVQDHRHPFAEVRIIVSGEMIFNISGNQFVLRPGDRVEIPANTKHSHVAQGAQGCVCVCAQRAI from the coding sequence ATGATCATCACACGCTGGCAGGCTCCGGTCGTTCCGAGCAAAGAACAAGTTCATATGATTTTGGAATCAGAGGGGTTGGAACCTTATGATGAGGTTTACGAACCGCAGATGAAGGTTCAAGATCATCGCCATCCTTTTGCTGAGGTTCGCATTATTGTTTCTGGAGAAATGATCTTTAATATTTCAGGAAATCAGTTCGTTCTGCGTCCAGGGGACCGTGTTGAAATACCCGCTAACACCAAACATTCGCACGTGGCACAAGGGGCGCAAGGGTGTGTCTGTGTATGCGCGCAAAGAGCTATTTAA
- the pilQ gene encoding type IV pilus secretin PilQ — MKGFIRLLILSAMIASLTSCASRPVEDDELSLDGADSAEVAPADSGAQDDFAEFDESGSGQQAEAAPAEQGDQDLAIEEEINQSSDVPQQAEGAPAPEETSPTEDPFADTTVADAPTPTPDVPAEPTVTETIPTPVQETAPVVNNGEPAMITDLQFKANETGGTVIVNANKPLTYTTRTNPDLRQFVIEVDNATLPDRLKRSLNTRDIKGSVGAIDAYQNPGSTTARFVIQLREGVAEPTVQSEGNALLIVANSSGEASSTVQATPVEEPPQQQILPSQNLQEFLAGNTKFYGKKISIETNNMDIRDALNFITEESGVNMVLSEDVKGNISLKLRQVPWDQALVVIMKAKKLGYTRQGNVLRIAPLQDLRAEEDDANKLAQARKNIEPLKVRMFPVSYARVDELEKKIKDFLGDRGRVVGDVRTNALVVTDIEENLERAAKLIASLDTQPPQVLVEGKIVEAKESFTRNIGINWGATGSPIKLGSTARGPVNMNPSFNVNPTATTPGNFNFNLSVGTLDVFGTLQAALALSETEEQVKVISAPRIMTMTNEKADITQTTEVPVRQVTQNGTATQETFQFKPLTMKLEVTPQVTADGSVIMKVNVNRQFQGADTSGAGQGAFAVNSREANTRVLVKNGQTAVIGGIYQSDATDGETGVPWLRDVPYISYLFKTKNVRKDKTELLVFLTPRIIGALDASSPQTQDF; from the coding sequence GATGATTTCGCGGAATTCGACGAATCCGGCTCTGGCCAACAGGCCGAAGCGGCTCCTGCGGAGCAAGGGGACCAAGACCTCGCCATTGAAGAAGAGATCAATCAATCTTCTGACGTGCCTCAACAAGCAGAAGGAGCTCCTGCACCTGAGGAAACGTCTCCGACGGAGGACCCCTTCGCGGATACGACAGTTGCGGATGCGCCAACACCAACTCCAGATGTGCCGGCGGAGCCGACGGTCACAGAAACAATTCCCACGCCCGTTCAAGAAACAGCGCCGGTTGTTAACAATGGTGAGCCGGCAATGATCACGGATCTTCAATTTAAGGCTAACGAAACCGGCGGAACGGTGATCGTCAATGCGAACAAGCCTTTGACTTACACAACCCGCACGAATCCGGATTTGCGTCAGTTTGTTATTGAAGTCGACAATGCTACGTTGCCAGACCGATTAAAGCGTTCTTTGAACACTCGTGATATCAAGGGCAGCGTTGGTGCGATTGATGCCTATCAAAACCCGGGTTCGACAACAGCCCGCTTTGTGATCCAGTTGCGCGAAGGCGTGGCAGAGCCGACGGTTCAATCTGAAGGCAATGCTCTTTTGATCGTAGCCAATAGTTCTGGAGAAGCGAGTTCTACCGTTCAGGCCACACCCGTGGAAGAACCACCGCAACAGCAAATTCTTCCGAGTCAAAATCTTCAGGAATTTTTGGCTGGAAACACGAAGTTCTACGGTAAAAAAATTTCTATCGAAACGAACAATATGGATATTCGTGACGCTTTGAACTTCATCACTGAAGAAAGCGGCGTGAACATGGTTCTTTCCGAAGATGTGAAAGGCAACATCAGTCTGAAGCTTCGCCAAGTACCTTGGGATCAGGCCTTGGTTGTCATTATGAAAGCGAAAAAGCTTGGTTACACTCGCCAAGGCAATGTCCTGCGTATCGCCCCTCTTCAGGATTTAAGAGCCGAAGAAGATGATGCCAATAAGCTGGCTCAAGCGCGCAAAAATATTGAGCCTCTTAAAGTTCGCATGTTTCCAGTTAGCTATGCCCGCGTTGATGAGCTTGAAAAGAAAATCAAAGATTTCTTAGGTGATCGCGGTCGGGTGGTCGGTGATGTGCGCACGAACGCCCTGGTTGTTACCGATATCGAAGAAAATCTGGAAAGAGCGGCAAAGTTGATCGCCAGCTTGGATACGCAACCACCGCAAGTTCTGGTTGAAGGAAAAATCGTCGAGGCGAAAGAAAGTTTCACTCGCAACATCGGGATCAATTGGGGAGCCACCGGTTCGCCTATCAAATTGGGTTCGACCGCTCGCGGTCCTGTGAATATGAATCCCAGCTTTAACGTCAATCCGACGGCAACAACCCCGGGCAACTTCAATTTCAACCTGAGCGTTGGTACTTTGGATGTCTTCGGAACTTTGCAGGCGGCTTTAGCGCTTTCTGAAACCGAAGAGCAGGTGAAGGTCATTTCCGCGCCACGAATCATGACCATGACGAATGAAAAAGCGGACATCACGCAAACGACGGAAGTGCCTGTACGTCAGGTGACTCAGAATGGGACAGCCACTCAGGAAACGTTCCAGTTCAAACCATTGACGATGAAATTAGAGGTGACTCCTCAGGTGACTGCCGATGGTTCTGTTATAATGAAAGTGAACGTGAACAGACAGTTCCAAGGTGCTGATACGAGCGGGGCTGGTCAGGGCGCTTTTGCCGTGAACAGCCGTGAAGCCAACACTCGTGTCCTTGTGAAGAACGGCCAAACAGCCGTGATTGGTGGTATCTATCAAAGTGATGCCACCGACGGTGAAACCGGTGTTCCTTGGTTGCGAGACGTCCCGTATATCAGCTACCTGTTTAAAACGAAGAACGTGAGAAAAGATAAAACCGAGCTTTTGGTCTTCTTAACTCCGAGAATCATCGGAGCCCTGGACGCCTCAAGCCCGCAAACTCAGGACTTCTAA